Proteins encoded in a region of the Zea mays cultivar B73 chromosome 2, Zm-B73-REFERENCE-NAM-5.0, whole genome shotgun sequence genome:
- the LOC103645980 gene encoding villin-4: protein MSLSMKDLDTAFHGAGQKDGLMVWRIENFKPVPVPTSLHGKFYMGDSYIILKTTALKNGSFRHDIHYWLGKDTSQDEAGTAAILTVELDAALGGRAVQYRESQGNETERFLSYFRPCIMPQSGGVVSGFNHVEVNDQKHVTRLYVCRGKHVVHVKEVPFTRSSLNHEDIFILDTKSKIFQFNGSNSCIQERAKALEVVQYIRDTFHEGKCEVAGVEDGKLMADAEAGEFWALFGGFAPLPKKTLSEDNGEDKEIIIKLMCINQGKLEQINFESLARELLEPNKCYLLDCGAEIYVWMGRSASLQERKGASKIAEKLLIDASRTKSHVIKVIEGFETVTFKSKFIEWPPTPDLKLSSEDGRVKVAALLKSQGLDVKGLMKTAPVKEEPRPYIDCTGHLQVWRVNGNGKTLLSCADQSKFYTGDCYIFQYTYSGDDKEECLIGTWFGKRSIEVERVSALSLASKMVQASKFQAIQARLYEGKEPIQFFVIFQSFQLFKGGLSSGYKNFVVENDIVDDTYSEGGIALFRIQGSGSENMQALQVDPLASSLNSSYCYILHNGNTVFTWIGNVTTSLDHDLVERQLDVIKPELPSRSLKEGRETDQFWEVLGGKSKYPNQKVERENENDPHLFSCIISKGNIRVKEIHHFTQDDLMTEDVFILDCHSDIFVWVGQKVDTKVKSQAMDIGEKFLVHDFLMEKLSRETPIFIVSEGSEPQFFTRFFNWDSTKSLVHGSSYQRKLGVLKGGAPPTVDKPKRRTPAFTGRSSGQDKSHRSRSMSTSPDRPRVRGRSPAFNMLTSAFENTSNTRNLSTPPPVVRKPFSKSGCPEHSRVSPKKSAISSLTRSFEGHMKSTIPKSVKVSPELEKATQEEGATSGANENKQEDDEGRVIYPYERLTTTAEDPAPDIDVTKRETYLSSAEFKDKFNMIRAEFYKLPKWKQSKLKSCVQLF, encoded by the exons ATGTCACTATCTATGAAGGATTTGGACACGGCCTTCCATGGAGCTGGACAAAAGGA CGGTTTGATGGTATGGCGTATTGAGAATTTTAAGCCAGTTCCTGTGCCAACATCATTACATGGAAAATTTTATATGGGTGATTCATATATCATCTTGAAG ACAACAGCTTTAAAAAATGGTTCCTTTCGCCATGACATCCATTATTGGCTTGGTAAAGACACTAGTCAG GATGAGGCTGGAACTGCTGCAATTTTAACTGTGGAGCTTGATGCTGCGCTTGGAGGACGTGCTGTCCAGTACCGGGAATCACAAGGCAATGAAACTGAAAGGTTTCTCTCATATTTTAGGCCTTGCATCATGCCACAATCAGGAGGGGTAGTTTCTGGGTTCAACCATGTAGAAGTCAATGATCAGAAGCATGTTACCCGATTATATGTGTGCCGAGGAAAACATGTTGTCCATGTTAAAGAG GTTCCTTTTACTCGTTCATCCCTTAACCATGAGGACATATTTATTTTGGATACCAAGTCAAAAATTTTCCAGTTCAATGGTTCTAACTCATGCATTCAGGAGAGAGCAAAAGCTCTTGAAGTTGTACAGTATATCAGAGATACTTTCCATGAGGGCAAGTGTGAAGTTGCAGGGGTTG AGGATGGAAAATTGATGGCTGATGCAGAAGCTGGTGAATTTTGGGCTTTGTTTGGTGGCTTCGCTCCTCTTCCAAAGAAGACACTTTCAGAGGATAACGGGGAAGACAAGGAAATCATCATCAAATTGATGTG CATCAACCAAGGAAAATTGGAGCAAATTAATTTTGAATCCTTGGCGCGTGAGTTACTTGAGCCAAACAAATGCTACTTGCTTGACTGTGGTGCTGAAATATATGTATGGATGGGCAGAAGTGCTTCTTTGCAAGAAAGAAAGGGCGCGAGCAAAATTGCTGAG AAACTACTCATTGATGCTAGTCGAACAAAATCACATGTTATCAAAGTGATCGAGGGATTCGAGACAGTCACGTTCAAGTCAAAATTTATTGAGTGGCCACCCACACCTGATTTGAAGTTATCATCTGAGGATGGAAGAGTCAAAGTTGCAG CCCTCCTCAAATCTCAAGGATTAGATGTTAAAGGCTTGATGAAAACTGCACCTGTAAAAGAAGAACCCCGGCCTTACATTGATTGCACAGGTCATTTGCAG GTATGGAGGGTTAATGGAAATGGCAAGACTCTTCTTTCATGTGCTGACCAATCAAAATTTTACACTGGAGATTGTTACATTTTTCAATACACATATAGTGGAGATGATAAGGAGGAATGTCTTATTGGAACTTGGTTCGGGAAGAGAAGCATTGAG GTGGAGAGGGTTTCAGCGTTGTCACTGGCTAGCAAGATGGTTCAGGCTTCCAAGTTCCAAGCTATCCAG GCCCGACTTTATGAAGGGAAAGAACCAATTCAGTTCTTTGTCATATTTCAAAGTTTTCAACTATTCAAG GGTGGACTTAGCTCTGGATACAAGAACTTTGTTGTTGAAAATGATATTGTGGATGACACTTACTCTGAAGGTGGGATTGCCCTATTCCGGATTCAGGGTTCAGGATCAGAAAACATGCAAGCACTTCAGGTAGATCCG ctggcttcGTCCTTAAACTCGTCCTATTGTTACATTCTACATAATGGAAACACAGTGTTCACATGGATTGGCAATGTTACGACCTCATTGGATCATGACTTGGTTGAGAGACAACTAGATGTAATTAAG CCAGAATTGCCTTCCAGGTCACTAAAGGAGGGGAGAGAAACCGACCAATTTTGGGAAGTACTGGGCGGTAAATCCAAGTATCCAAACCAAAAAGTTGAAAGAGAAAATGAAAATGACCCCCATCTTTTCTCATGCATCATATCCAAAG GCAATATAAGG GTCAAAGAAATACACCATTTTACTCAGGATGATCTGATGACAGAGGATGtttttattcttgattgtcactcaGACATATTTGTTTGGGTTGGCCAGAAGGTGGATACCAAAGTGAAATCACAAGCTATGGATATTGGAGAG AAATTTCTTGTTCATGATTTCCTTATGGAAAAACTATCACGAGAAACACCAATATTCATTGTGTCAGAGGGTAGCGAGCCACAATTTTTTACTAGATTCTTCAATTGGGACTCTACAAaatctctt GTGCATGGCAGTTCATACCAAAGGAAGCTTGGTGTCCTAAAGGGTGGAGCACCTCCAACAGTGGAT AAACCAAAACGACGAACACCAGCATTTACAGGAAGAAGTTCAGGACAAGATAAATCTCATCGTTCAAGAAGCATGTCCACTAGCCCAGATCGTCCACGTGTTCGTGGAAGGTCTCCAGCCTTCAATATGTTAACTTCTGCCTTTGAGAACACGAGCAATACCAGGAACCTTTCCACCCCTCCCCCTGTTGTGAGAAAGCCTTTCTCAAAATCTGGATGTCCTGAACACTCAAGGGTGTCACCCAAAAAATCAGCTATCAGTTCCCTCACCAGGTCTTTTGAAGGTCACATGAAAAGTACAATACCAAAATCAGTAAAAG TGAGCCCTGAGCTAGAGAAGGCGACACAGGAAGAAGGTGCCACAAGCGGTGCAAACGAAAACAAGCAAGAAGATGACGAAGGGCGTGTGATCTACCCATATGAACGTCTGACAACGACAGCAGAAGATCCTGCCCCTGACATCGACGTGACCAAACGAGAG